The Juglans regia cultivar Chandler chromosome 2, Walnut 2.0, whole genome shotgun sequence genome includes a window with the following:
- the LOC108992496 gene encoding 50S ribosomal protein L11, chloroplastic, which produces MASSLSVSYHYQLPSSLSSSKSSVKNSINGKLSSSLLASPTGIIGLSSKLNYIPLQFLVHKQPPLFTSTPRRLAVIAMAPPKPGGKSKKVVGLIKLALEAGKAPPAPPVGPALGSKGVNIMAFCKDYNARTADKAGYVIPVEITVYDDRSFTFILKTPPASVLLLKAAGVDKGSKDPKIEKVGKITIEQVRTIAAEKLPDLNCTSIESAMRIIAGTAANMGIDIDPPVLEPKKKELV; this is translated from the exons ATGGCGTCCTCTCTCTCCGTTTCTTACCACTATCAGCTCCCTTCGAGCCTCTCTTCTTCAAAGAGCAGCGTTAAAAATAGTATCAATGGgaaactttcttcttctcttttggcCTCACCGACCGGCATTATTGGTCTGTCTTCAAAGCTCAATTACATTCCTCTCCAATTCCTCGTTCACAAACAGCCCCCACTTTTCACTTCAACACCAAGGCGTCTCGCAGTCATTGCCATGGCTCCACCGAAGCCCGGTGGCAAATCCAAGAAAG TGGTGGGATTGATAAAGCTGGCGCTGGAGGCAGGGAAGGCGCCCCCGGCGCCGCCTGTAGGGCCAGCACTGGGTTCCAAGGGTGTAAACATCATGGCTTTCTGTAAGGATTACAATGCCAGGACCGCCGACAAAGCCGGTTATGTTATTCCCGTCGAAATTACTGTCTACGAT GATAGAAGCTTTACTTTCATATTGAAGACACCGCCTGCTTCGGTTCTGCTCCTAAAGGCCGCAG GTGTTGACAAAGGTTCTAAAGACCCAAAGATAGAGAAAGTGGGCAAGATCACCATTGAACAAGTGCGCACAATTGCTGCTGAAAAGCTACCAGACTTGAACTGCACCAGTATTGAATCTGCGATGAGAATTATAGCAGGCACTGCAGCTAATATGGGAATTGATATTGATCCTCCGGTTCTTGAACCCAAAAAAAAGGAACTTGTGTAG